The [Chlorobium] sp. 445 genome includes a region encoding these proteins:
- a CDS encoding DUF58 domain-containing protein: MSVASYRFIDPRVLAAIANLQLVAKTVVDGFMLGLHQSPKSGVGLEFNQYRSYEPGDDLRRVDWKMYARSDKFFVRESEVETSTSVRFVLDASASMNHSESGISKFDYGRFLIASLAYLAHYQGDAIALYALSDEVQVCLEPRRHHRHLHQVLNALQSLRASGKWKPWQAIESLFLSSRHREIIVFVSDMHECHEELRTALTKLAGLRHEVLLCYLVGKEELSLPQRGAVTFEDLETGERIEVNVDLVRAAYQKAFAEHARAMQNTLFEHRITAHQFFIQDPLDFALREFLRARKKLG, from the coding sequence ATGTCCGTTGCTTCCTATCGTTTCATTGACCCGCGCGTACTTGCTGCAATTGCAAATCTGCAACTTGTTGCTAAAACCGTTGTCGATGGGTTTATGCTGGGCTTGCATCAAAGTCCAAAGTCAGGTGTCGGGTTGGAGTTTAATCAATATCGGAGCTATGAGCCGGGCGATGACCTGCGGCGTGTGGACTGGAAAATGTATGCGCGTTCCGATAAGTTCTTTGTGCGCGAATCTGAAGTGGAGACAAGTACAAGTGTGCGATTTGTGCTCGATGCCAGCGCATCTATGAACCACAGTGAGAGTGGTATTTCAAAATTTGATTATGGTCGCTTTCTGATTGCTTCGCTGGCTTATTTAGCGCATTATCAGGGCGATGCGATTGCACTCTATGCGTTAAGTGATGAAGTGCAGGTTTGTCTCGAGCCCCGACGTCATCACCGACATCTTCATCAAGTATTGAACGCTCTACAATCCTTACGTGCAAGTGGCAAGTGGAAGCCGTGGCAAGCCATTGAGTCTCTTTTTCTGTCATCGCGCCATCGTGAAATCATCGTGTTTGTAAGCGATATGCATGAGTGCCACGAGGAACTGCGCACGGCACTAACCAAACTTGCCGGGCTGCGCCACGAAGTCTTGCTCTGTTACCTTGTCGGCAAAGAGGAACTTTCACTCCCACAGCGCGGCGCAGTAACCTTTGAAGACCTGGAAACAGGTGAGCGCATTGAAGTCAATGTCGACCTTGTGCGTGCAGCGTATCAAAAGGCATTTGCAGAGCATGCGAGAGCGATGCAGAACACACTGTTTGAGCATCGCATCACTGCACACCAGTTCTTCATTCAAGACC